A window from Vigna angularis cultivar LongXiaoDou No.4 chromosome 7, ASM1680809v1, whole genome shotgun sequence encodes these proteins:
- the LOC108337136 gene encoding protein ALTERED XYLOGLUCAN 9 — protein sequence MLGAVQLGLLAACVVLFVPMGMAGWHLSRNKVLFFSGALFITLAVGVHLTPYFPSVSDFVTSVSSSSVNVVVDDRDSCVSLLHEIVWEVRPRVFDFDPMNNNSVNYEKSWSWKRSGSVESCEFQRLNRHDVSVLLNGSWVVVAGDSQARIFALSLLSLVLDSEGMESVKGSLFKRHSDYHTEVDEMGMMLDFMWAPYVTNLTSLVAGFKRNRVYPDLLVMGSGLWHMLHITNASDYGVSLGVLRSSVTSLLPVSSEFGNDESVAVRSPHLFWLGMPTLVNSMLNTAEKREKMTDLVRGEYEREVKRSGMLRQFEGPLHLLDIGSLSWNCGIRCTDDGMHYDGVVYEAGVHVMLNALLIESHQKI from the coding sequence ATGTTAGGTGCGGTGCAGTTGGGTTTGTTAGCGGCGTGCGTGGTTCTCTTTGTGCCTATGGGTATGGCGGGGTGGCACTTGAGTCGCAACAAGGTTCTCTTCTTCAGTGGCGCACTTTTCATCACTCTCGCTGTTGGGGTTCACCTCACACCTTATTTCCCTTCGGTTTCTGATTTCGTCACATCGGTTTCCTCTTCTTCTGTTAATGTTGTAGTGGACGATCGCGATTCCTGTGTTTCGTTGCTTCATGAAATTGTCTGGGAGGTGAGGCCGAGGGTGTTTGACTTTGACCCTATGAATAACAATTCAGTGAACTACGAAAAGTCTTGGTCTTGGAAGAGATCGGGTTCTGTGGAGTCCTGTGAGTTTCAGAGGCTTAATCGGCACGACGTTTCGGTTTTGCTTAATGGGTCTTGGGTCGTGGTGGCGGGGGATTCGCAAGCTCGAATCTTTGCGCTTTCGTTGTTGAGTTTAGTTCTGGACTCAGAAGGTATGGAATCTGTTAAAGGGTCTTTGTTCAAGCGGCATAGTGATTACCACACTGAGGTGGATGAGATGGGGATGATGTTGGATTTCATGTGGGCACCTTATGTCACCAATTTGACTAGTTTGGTTGCGGGGTTCAAGAGGAATCGTGTTTATCCTGATCTTTTGGTGATGGGTTCTGGTTTGTGGCACATGCTGCACATCACGAATGCTTCGGATTATGGTGTGTCTTTGGGGGTTTTGAGGAGTTCGGTGACTTCACTGCTGCCGGTGTCCTCCGAATTTGGCAATGATGAGTCTGTGGCGGTTAGATCGCCACACTTGTTTTGGCTGGGGATGCCAACTTTGGTGAACTCCATGTTGAATACAGCggagaagagggagaagatGACTGATCTAGTGCGAGGAGAATATGAGAGAGAGGTTAAGAGAAGTGGCATGTTAAGGCAGTTTGAGGGTCCACTTCATCTACTGGATATTGGGTCATTGAGTTGGAATTGTGGGATCAGGTGTACAGATGATGGGATGCATTATGATGGGGTTGTTTATGAGGCTGGGGTTCATGTTATGTTGAATGCATTGCTTATTGAATCTCATCAGAAGATATGA
- the LOC108338594 gene encoding autophagy protein 5, with protein MSSAQKQVWEGAIPLQIHLHESEVTTLPPPPPALVLAPRIGYLPLLISLVKPHFSTTLPPGLDTVWFDYKGLPLKWFIPTGVLFDLLCVEPERPWNLTVHFRGYPSNLLLPCEGEDSVKWSFINSLKEAAYVINGNSKNVMNMSQPDQVELWDSVLKGNLETYRGVASKLKLGTSEDEYTENVSSVLIKSPQSTGDTDVTGQVKTGRIPVRLYLWTVNEEFDDFEDAPQIDNWDKVSYINRPVELYKEDGKYFSLNDAVKRILPEFFLESSFVIEGDTDINQSGEEGERSSDPGSSCNAAEIAEIKSVRIQGIEPILDIPFSWVVNNLMNPEYFLHMCVCLKVKANAVQ; from the exons ATGAGCTCGGCGCAGAAGCAGGTGTGGGAAGGGGCCATTCCGCTGCAGATTCATCTCCACGAATCTGAAGTCACaactcttcctcctcctccaccagcTTTG GTGTTGGCTCCTCGGATAGGTTACTTGCCTCTGTTGATATCGCTCGTGAAGCCTCACTTCAGCACCACGCTTCCCCCTGGACTTGACACCGTTTGGTTTGACTACAAAGGCCTTCCTCTCAAGTG GTTTATACCGACCGGTGTTCTTTTTGATCTTCTGTGCGTGGAGCCGGAGAGACCGTGGAATTTGACG GTACACTTTAGAGGATATCCAAGTAATTTATTGCTTCCTTGTGAAGGTGAAGACAGTGTAAAGTGGAGCTTTATTAACTCACTGAAAGAG GCTGCGTATGTAATAAATGGGAATAGCAAAAATGTCATGAACATGTCTCAACCTGATCAGGTGGAGCTCTGGGACTCTGTTTTAAAAG GTAATTTAGAAACTTATCGGGGGGTGGCATCTAAGCTTAAGCTTGGAACCTCTGAAGATGAATATACGGAAAATGTTAGCTCAGTCTTGATTAAATCTCCACAAAGTACAGGGGACACTGATGTTACTGGACAAGTTAAGACCG GTAGGATTCCTGTTCGTTTATATCTGTGGACAGTCAATGAGGAgtttgatgattttgaagatgCTCCTCAAATTGATAATTGGGACAAAGTCTCATATATCAATCGTCCTGTTGAGCTTTATAAGGAAGATG GTAAATACTTTAGTTTAAATGATGCGGTTAAAAGAATATTACCTGAGTTTTTTCTGGAGAGTTCCTTTGTAATTGAAGGAGATACAGACATTAACCAAAGTGGAGAAGAGGGTGAAAGATCATCTGATCCCGGGTCATCTTGCAACGCAGCTGAGATTGCTGAAATCAAATCTGTTCGTATTCAAGGGATAGAACCGATTTTAGATATACCTTTTTCTTGGGTCGTCAACAACTTGATGAATCCTGAGTATTTTCTTCATATGTGCGTATGCTTAAAAGTTAAGGCCAATGCTGTGCAATAG
- the LOC108337798 gene encoding glutathione S-transferase U19: MSKGDKVEVLDFWASPFCGRVKIALEEKGVNHVASEEDVFGAKSELLLKSNPIHQRVPVLLHNGKPLAESAIIVSYIDEVWPSKSLLPSSAYDRAQSRFWVDYIDKKVFETGRSIWASNGEERKVGTRDFIEVLKHLEEALGEKEYFGGDAFGYLDIIAIPHSAWFLAYEELGGFKVADHSPKISAWIKRCLQRESVAKVLPDPDKIYQFVLHFRKMSGLD; the protein is encoded by the exons ATGTCCAAGGGTGACAAGGTTGAGGTTTTGGACTTTTGGGCTAGCCCATTTTGTGGTAGAGTGAAAATTGCTTTGGAAGAGAAAGGGGTGAACCATGTAGCCAGTGAAGAGGATGTGTTTGGGGCAAAGAGTGAACTTCTCCTGAAGTCAAATCCCATTCATCAAAGAGTTCCTGTGCTCTTGCACAATGGCAAACCCCTTGCTGAATCTGCTATCATAGTTAGTTACATTGATGAAGTCTGGCCTTCCAAATCCCTGCTTCCATCTAGTGCTTATGATCGTGCCCAATCCAGATTCTGGGTTGATTACATCGACAAAAAG GTGTTTGAAACTGGGAGGAGCATATGGGCAAGCAatggagaagagagaaaagtggGGACTAGGGACTTCATTGAAGTTTTGAAGCATCTTGAGGAAGCTCTTGGGGAGAAGGAGTATTTTGGTGGTGATGCCTTTGGGTATTTGGACATCATAGCCATTCCTCATTCAGCTTGGTTTTTGGCCTATGAGGAGCTTGGGGGCTTCAAAGTTGCAGACCATTCACCAAAGATCTCAGCTTGGATTAAGAGGTGTTTGCAAAGGGAATCTGTTGCCAAAGTTCTGCCAGACCCAGACAAGATCTACCAGTTTGTTCTTCACTTCAGGAAGATGTCAGGGCTTGATTGA
- the LOC108337362 gene encoding NAC domain-containing protein 54 isoform X1, protein MAPVLPPGFRFHPTDEELVAYYLKRKINGRKIELEIIPEVDLYKCEPWDLPGKSLLPGKDLEWYFFSPRDRKYPNGSRTNRATKSGYWKATGKDRKVNSKARSVGMKKTLVYYRGRAPHGSRTNWVMHEYRLDETECETASGLQDAYALCRVLKKTAVIPQKVEGQYVNVPNVNQITSDQSSSIELYSEGRGEDLVDSSNYFMSVDTCSPHNVGTETPLTISGGTTMDHVKWSHFSSQDSIFSLPTSSYPNFGAIAYPPSKVDIALECARMQHRFVMPPLEVDDFPQVGISELKMTQASSSMQGSRTETDILQEILSVAQASQELINQSNNSQDWCGNDYYAPRDDDFAFMVGTNYNHSNEIMSSVRYVDKAWEDANTRTIEIGDMDEEFKLERNVENLRWVGMSKEDLEKMEEQNIVPIEDISSFQTKMKENEVQESEQHSNMEHNGTEINDFSLGFINDDDPTENLTEDGNKDDYSSSPSFEVVEEIKVNRGMFVSTRQVAETFFQQMVPSQTVQVQLNTVMAHNHYVENAEAMVLIMEDQGSLRKVKAYVMGKLIKPSMTIASAIVFVFALVLMHYAFIKGEVKFWNETCCSNSDNIMKKTNLSCQIMNESNDVWFIGIKSGKGLSAVLKKIGIFLTIFFALCAMWANHS, encoded by the exons ATGGCACCTGTTTTGCCTCCTGGTTTTAGGTTCCACCCTACTGACGAAGAACTCGTTGCTTATTACCTTAAAAGGAAAATCAATGGCCGAAAGATTGAGCTGGAAATCATTCCAGAAGTTGATCTCTACAAGTGTGAACCATGGGACTTACCAG GGAAATCATTGTTACCGGGGAAGGATTTGGAGTGGTATTTCTTTAGCCCTCGTGACAGAAAATACCCAAATGGATCAAGAACAAACCGAGCAACAAAATCTGGGTATTGGAAAGCAACAGGGAAGGATAGAAAGGTAAATTCGAAGGCTCGTTCTGTGGGTATGAAGAAAACCCTAGTTTACTATCGAGGAAGAGCACCCCATGGCTCTCGCACAAATTGGGTTATGCATGAATATCGTCTTGATGAGACAGAATGCGAAACTGCTTCAGGCTTGCAG GATGCATATGCTCTTTGCCGTGTGTTGAAGAAGACTGCAGTGATTCCTCAAAAAGTTGAGGGGCAGTATGTTAATGTTCCCAATGTCAATCAGATTACAAGCGATCAATCATCGAGCATTGAACTATACTCTGAAGGAAGGGGCGAAGATTTAGTAGATAgctcaaattattttatgtctGTGGATACTTGTTCACCACACAATGTTGGAACTGAGACTCCTCTCACCATAAGTGGTGGAACGACAATGGATCATGTAAAATGGTCACACTTCTCATCACAAGATTCAATATTTAGTCTTCCAACTTCTTCATATCCTAATTTTGGAGCCATAGCATACCCTCCATCCAAG GTGGATATAGCACTAGAGTGTGCAAGGATGCAACATAGGTTTGTTATGCCCCCTTTGGAGGTGGATGACTTCCCTCAAGTTGGAATCTCTGAGCTGAAAATGACACAAGCTTCTAGTTCCATGCAAGGAAGCAGAACTGAAACAGATATCTTACAGGAAATTCTTTCAGTGGCTCAGGCCTCTCAGGAATTAATAAATCAATCCAACAACTCACAGGATTGGTGTGGCAATGATTATTATGCTCCTCGTGATGACGATTTTGCCTTCATGGTTGGCACTAACTACAATCATTCAAATGAAATAATGAGCTCAGTGAGGTATGTTGACAAAGCATGGGAAGATGCAAATACAAGGACAATAGAGATCGGAgatatggatgaagaatttaAGTTGGAGAGGAATGTAGAGAATTTAAGATGGGTCGGAATGTCAAAAGAAGATTTAGAAAAG ATGGAAGAACAAAATATTGTCCCAATAGAGGATATTTCAAGCTTCCAAACTAAGATGAAAGAAAATGAGGTGCAAG AATCTGAGCAACACAGTAACATGGAACATAATGGTACTGAAATAAATGATTTCTCATTGGGTTTCATCAATGATGACGATCCTACAGAGAACTTGACAGAAGATGGTAACAAGGATGATTATTCAAGTTCTCCTAGTTTTGAGGTTGTTGAGGAAATAAAGGTTAATCGTGGAATGTTTGTTTCGACTCGTCAAGTGGCGGAGACATTCTTTCAGCAAATGGTTCCTTCACAAACAGTCCAAGTTCAGCTTAATACAGTGATGGCACACAATCATTACGTAGAGAATGCAGAGGCAATGGTGTTGATAATGGAGGACCAAGGGTCTTTAAGGAAGGTTAAGGCCTATGTGATGGGGAAGCTAATAAAGCCATCAATGACAATAGCAAGTGCGATTGTATTCGTCTTTGCACTTGTGCTGATGCACTATGCTTTTATAAAGGGAGAAGTGAAATTTTGGAATGAGACATGTTGCAGTAATAGTGATAACATCATGAAGAAAACGAATCTATCATGTCAGATAATGAATGAGTCAAATGATGTTTGGTTTATTGGTATCAAAAGTGGAAAAGGTTTAAGTGCAGTCTTGAAGAAAATAGGCATTTTTCTGACTATATTCTTTGCTCTTTGTGCCATGTGGGCTAACCATAGTTGA
- the LOC108337362 gene encoding NAC domain-containing protein 54 isoform X2, with the protein MAPVLPPGFRFHPTDEELVAYYLKRKINGRKIELEIIPEVDLYKCEPWDLPGKSLLPGKDLEWYFFSPRDRKYPNGSRTNRATKSGYWKATGKDRKVNSKARSVGMKKTLVYYRGRAPHGSRTNWVMHEYRLDETECETASGLQDAYALCRVLKKTAVIPQKVEGQYVNVPNVNQITSDQSSSIELYSEGRGEDLVDSSNYFMSVDTCSPHNVGTETPLTISGGTTMDHVKWSHFSSQDSIFSLPTSSYPNFGAIAYPPSKVDIALECARMQHRFVMPPLEVDDFPQVGISELKMTQASSSMQGSRTETDILQEILSVAQASQELINQSNNSQDWCGNDYYAPRDDDFAFMVGTNYNHSNEIMSSVRYVDKAWEDANTRTIEIGDMDEEFKLERNVENLRWVGMSKEDLEKMEEQNIVPIEDISSFQTKMKENEVQENLTEDGNKDDYSSSPSFEVVEEIKVNRGMFVSTRQVAETFFQQMVPSQTVQVQLNTVMAHNHYVENAEAMVLIMEDQGSLRKVKAYVMGKLIKPSMTIASAIVFVFALVLMHYAFIKGEVKFWNETCCSNSDNIMKKTNLSCQIMNESNDVWFIGIKSGKGLSAVLKKIGIFLTIFFALCAMWANHS; encoded by the exons ATGGCACCTGTTTTGCCTCCTGGTTTTAGGTTCCACCCTACTGACGAAGAACTCGTTGCTTATTACCTTAAAAGGAAAATCAATGGCCGAAAGATTGAGCTGGAAATCATTCCAGAAGTTGATCTCTACAAGTGTGAACCATGGGACTTACCAG GGAAATCATTGTTACCGGGGAAGGATTTGGAGTGGTATTTCTTTAGCCCTCGTGACAGAAAATACCCAAATGGATCAAGAACAAACCGAGCAACAAAATCTGGGTATTGGAAAGCAACAGGGAAGGATAGAAAGGTAAATTCGAAGGCTCGTTCTGTGGGTATGAAGAAAACCCTAGTTTACTATCGAGGAAGAGCACCCCATGGCTCTCGCACAAATTGGGTTATGCATGAATATCGTCTTGATGAGACAGAATGCGAAACTGCTTCAGGCTTGCAG GATGCATATGCTCTTTGCCGTGTGTTGAAGAAGACTGCAGTGATTCCTCAAAAAGTTGAGGGGCAGTATGTTAATGTTCCCAATGTCAATCAGATTACAAGCGATCAATCATCGAGCATTGAACTATACTCTGAAGGAAGGGGCGAAGATTTAGTAGATAgctcaaattattttatgtctGTGGATACTTGTTCACCACACAATGTTGGAACTGAGACTCCTCTCACCATAAGTGGTGGAACGACAATGGATCATGTAAAATGGTCACACTTCTCATCACAAGATTCAATATTTAGTCTTCCAACTTCTTCATATCCTAATTTTGGAGCCATAGCATACCCTCCATCCAAG GTGGATATAGCACTAGAGTGTGCAAGGATGCAACATAGGTTTGTTATGCCCCCTTTGGAGGTGGATGACTTCCCTCAAGTTGGAATCTCTGAGCTGAAAATGACACAAGCTTCTAGTTCCATGCAAGGAAGCAGAACTGAAACAGATATCTTACAGGAAATTCTTTCAGTGGCTCAGGCCTCTCAGGAATTAATAAATCAATCCAACAACTCACAGGATTGGTGTGGCAATGATTATTATGCTCCTCGTGATGACGATTTTGCCTTCATGGTTGGCACTAACTACAATCATTCAAATGAAATAATGAGCTCAGTGAGGTATGTTGACAAAGCATGGGAAGATGCAAATACAAGGACAATAGAGATCGGAgatatggatgaagaatttaAGTTGGAGAGGAATGTAGAGAATTTAAGATGGGTCGGAATGTCAAAAGAAGATTTAGAAAAG ATGGAAGAACAAAATATTGTCCCAATAGAGGATATTTCAAGCTTCCAAACTAAGATGAAAGAAAATGAGGTGCAAG AGAACTTGACAGAAGATGGTAACAAGGATGATTATTCAAGTTCTCCTAGTTTTGAGGTTGTTGAGGAAATAAAGGTTAATCGTGGAATGTTTGTTTCGACTCGTCAAGTGGCGGAGACATTCTTTCAGCAAATGGTTCCTTCACAAACAGTCCAAGTTCAGCTTAATACAGTGATGGCACACAATCATTACGTAGAGAATGCAGAGGCAATGGTGTTGATAATGGAGGACCAAGGGTCTTTAAGGAAGGTTAAGGCCTATGTGATGGGGAAGCTAATAAAGCCATCAATGACAATAGCAAGTGCGATTGTATTCGTCTTTGCACTTGTGCTGATGCACTATGCTTTTATAAAGGGAGAAGTGAAATTTTGGAATGAGACATGTTGCAGTAATAGTGATAACATCATGAAGAAAACGAATCTATCATGTCAGATAATGAATGAGTCAAATGATGTTTGGTTTATTGGTATCAAAAGTGGAAAAGGTTTAAGTGCAGTCTTGAAGAAAATAGGCATTTTTCTGACTATATTCTTTGCTCTTTGTGCCATGTGGGCTAACCATAGTTGA